The Desmodus rotundus isolate HL8 chromosome 3, HLdesRot8A.1, whole genome shotgun sequence genome includes a region encoding these proteins:
- the RPL11 gene encoding large ribosomal subunit protein uL5 isoform X2: protein MAQDQGEKENPMRELRIRKLCLNICVGESGDRLTRAAKVLEQLTGQTPVFSKARYTVRSFGIRRNEKIAVHCTVRGAKAEEILEKGLKVREYELRKNNFSDTGNFGFGIQEHIDLGIKYDPSIGIYGLDFYVVLGRPGFSIADKKRRTGCIGAKHRISKEEAMRWFQQKYDGIILPGK from the exons ATGGCG CAGGATCAAGGCGAAAAGGAGAACCCCATGCGCGAACTGCGCATCCGCAAGCTCTGTCTCAACATCTGcgtgggggaaagtggggacagactGACCCGGGCAGCCAAGGTCCTGGAGCAGCTCACGGGCCAGACCCCTGTGTTCTCCAAAG ccagaTACACCGTCAGATCCTTCGGCatcaggagaaatgaaaagattGCCGTGCACTGCACGGTCCGTGGGGCTAAGGCAGAAGAGATCCTGGAGAAAGGTCTGAAG GTGCGGGAATATGAGTTAAGAAAAAACAACTTCTCAGATACTGGCAACTTCGGTTTCGGGATCCAGGAGCACATCGATCTGGGGATCAAATATGACCCGAGCATCGGTATCTATGGCCTGGACTTCTACGTG GTGCTGGGTAGGCCAGGTTTCAGCATCGCAGACAAGAAACGCAGGACAGGCTGCATTGGGGCCAAACACAGAATCAGCAAAGAGGAGGCCATGCGCTGGTTCCAACAGAAG taTGATGGGATCATCCTTCCTGGCAAATAA
- the RPL11 gene encoding large ribosomal subunit protein uL5 isoform X1, with product MGPWAAARASGSKEWQDQGEKENPMRELRIRKLCLNICVGESGDRLTRAAKVLEQLTGQTPVFSKARYTVRSFGIRRNEKIAVHCTVRGAKAEEILEKGLKVREYELRKNNFSDTGNFGFGIQEHIDLGIKYDPSIGIYGLDFYVVLGRPGFSIADKKRRTGCIGAKHRISKEEAMRWFQQKYDGIILPGK from the exons ATGGGCCCGTGGGCTGCGGCGAGAGCGAGCGGCTCGAAGGAATGG CAGGATCAAGGCGAAAAGGAGAACCCCATGCGCGAACTGCGCATCCGCAAGCTCTGTCTCAACATCTGcgtgggggaaagtggggacagactGACCCGGGCAGCCAAGGTCCTGGAGCAGCTCACGGGCCAGACCCCTGTGTTCTCCAAAG ccagaTACACCGTCAGATCCTTCGGCatcaggagaaatgaaaagattGCCGTGCACTGCACGGTCCGTGGGGCTAAGGCAGAAGAGATCCTGGAGAAAGGTCTGAAG GTGCGGGAATATGAGTTAAGAAAAAACAACTTCTCAGATACTGGCAACTTCGGTTTCGGGATCCAGGAGCACATCGATCTGGGGATCAAATATGACCCGAGCATCGGTATCTATGGCCTGGACTTCTACGTG GTGCTGGGTAGGCCAGGTTTCAGCATCGCAGACAAGAAACGCAGGACAGGCTGCATTGGGGCCAAACACAGAATCAGCAAAGAGGAGGCCATGCGCTGGTTCCAACAGAAG taTGATGGGATCATCCTTCCTGGCAAATAA